A genomic stretch from Candidatus Hydrogenedentota bacterium includes:
- a CDS encoding ATP-binding protein — translation MRYVARDIEGHLAKAAGHFPAVILTGPRRAGKTTLLRRLFPKATYVLLEDPDVLGRVRSDPNGFLDGLRVPVILDEMQNVPELFNYVRTRIDREPKKRGRWFLTGSQEAPLMKGVSESMAGRAAVLQLLPLSLTESSKVSLLRGGYPEVLARPPARDLWFRSYVQTYLERDVRAITSIRDLSVFRRFLALIASRCGQILNRTDIAAPLGVSVPTVSQWLSILEVTGQILLVPPFYENFGKRLVKSPKLYFVDSGLACHLLGIDNDAALRKSVFLEPVFEGLVASEIVKSQINRGTGRSLYYFREAQGLEVDFVVPLRERRIALIEAKATSTPTADMSAPMNRLKKSITGYRADGFVVHAGKTGGAAGTALSPGVRAVAVERIGEVVGKVE, via the coding sequence ATGCGATACGTTGCACGCGATATCGAAGGCCACCTGGCCAAGGCCGCCGGCCATTTCCCCGCCGTCATTTTGACGGGACCGCGGCGGGCGGGAAAGACGACGCTGCTGCGCCGCCTGTTTCCGAAGGCGACGTATGTGCTGCTTGAGGATCCCGATGTGCTTGGGCGTGTGCGGTCGGATCCGAACGGGTTTCTGGACGGCTTGCGCGTGCCGGTGATTCTGGACGAGATGCAGAACGTGCCGGAGCTGTTCAACTACGTGCGGACGCGGATCGATCGGGAACCGAAGAAACGCGGGCGCTGGTTCCTGACGGGGTCGCAGGAAGCGCCGTTGATGAAGGGCGTGTCGGAGTCGATGGCGGGGAGGGCGGCGGTGCTTCAGTTGTTGCCGTTGTCGCTCACGGAGTCGTCCAAGGTGAGTTTGTTGCGCGGTGGATACCCCGAAGTTTTGGCACGGCCCCCCGCGAGAGACCTGTGGTTCCGATCATATGTGCAAACGTATTTGGAGCGGGACGTGCGGGCAATTACGTCGATTCGCGATTTGTCGGTGTTCCGGCGTTTTCTTGCGCTGATTGCAAGCCGATGCGGGCAGATACTGAATCGCACGGACATCGCGGCGCCGTTGGGCGTGTCGGTACCGACGGTTTCGCAGTGGTTGAGCATCTTGGAAGTTACGGGGCAAATTCTGTTGGTGCCGCCCTTCTACGAGAACTTTGGCAAGCGGCTCGTAAAATCGCCGAAGCTGTACTTTGTCGATTCGGGGCTGGCGTGCCATTTGTTGGGAATAGACAACGATGCCGCGCTGCGGAAATCCGTGTTTCTCGAGCCGGTGTTCGAGGGGCTGGTGGCGAGCGAGATTGTGAAGTCCCAGATCAATCGCGGGACCGGACGAAGCCTGTATTACTTCCGCGAGGCGCAGGGGCTGGAGGTAGATTTTGTCGTGCCGTTGCGCGAGCGGAGAATCGCACTCATCGAGGCGAAGGCTACATCTACGCCGACGGCGGACATGAGCGCGCCGATGAACCGGCTAAAGAAATCGATCACGGGATATCGGGCCGACGGGTTCGTGGTGCACGCGGGGAAGACTGGAGGCGCGGCGGGCACTGCATTGTCGCCGGGCGTGCGCGCGGTGGCTGTGGAGCGGATTGGCGAGGTGGTAGGTAAAGTCGAGTGA